The following coding sequences are from one Vulpes vulpes isolate BD-2025 chromosome 12, VulVul3, whole genome shotgun sequence window:
- the CDT1 gene encoding DNA replication factor Cdt1 — MAQPRLTDFFARRRPGPHASRPRTKAAWRTPSPTEPALRARVCTPGSSRKRPRPPAEPARDRPAPPARRRLRLPADAVSRPAAPAVPDAPEDSSDPSDPAALAAPAVPDVPDSADPGSPPDPAALAPPAVPDTPGGSVDPGSPSDPAALAALAPPAVPDTPGGSVDPGSPSDLAAPAVPDASDVPAAPAALAVPGSPEQAPLSAGRLHRLAAQESRASSKVTLSELKSCLQRARELGARAQKLRAGAQRKDAGESSVPKDQGHPAGACGEKAPAYQRFHALVQPGLPGLVLPYKYQVLAEMFRSMDTIVGMLYNRSETVTFAKVKQGVQDMMRKRFEERNVGQIRTVYPACYRFRQERNIPTFKDGIKRSDYQLTIEPVLDQEAGSAAPQLTASHLLQRRQVFSQNLVERVREHHRAFLASLNPPMVVPEERLTRWHPRFNVDEVPDIEPAELPRPPATEKVATAQEVLARARSLMSPRMEKALSDLALRTTKPSSPGAPSPALPATPPATLKGVSQDLLERIRCKEAQKQLAQMTRHPEQEQRLQRLQRLPELARVLRSIFVSERKPALTMEVACSRMVGSYPAAMNPGEMEKHIRLLSELLPDWLSLHHIRTDTYIKLDKAADLAGVIMRLARLALAEAAL; from the exons ATGGCACAGCCCCGCCTCACCGACTTCTTcgcgcgccgccgccccgggccccaTGCCTCCCGGCCGCGCACCAAGGCGGCTTGGCGCACCCCGAGCCCCACCGAGCCCGCGCTCCGCGCCCGGGTCTGCACCCCGGGCAGCAGCCGCaagcgcccccgcccgcccgccgagCCTGCGCGCgaccgccccgcgccccccgcgcgccggAGGCTGCGGCTGCCGGCGGACGCG GTCTCCCGTCCGGCTGCGCCGGCTGTCCCTGACGCCCCGGAGGACTCCTCTGACCCTTCTGATCCGGCTGCCCTGGCCGCCCCGGCTGTCCCTGACGTCCCGGACTCTGCTGACCCTGGCTCTCCACCTGACCCGGCTGCCCTGGCTCCCCCGGCTGTCCCTGACACCCCGGGTGGCTCTGTTGACCCTGGCTCTCCATCTGACCCGGCTGCCCTGGCTGCCCTGGCTCCCCCGGCTGTCCCTGACACCCCAGGTGGCTCTGTTGACCCTGGCTCTCCATCTGACCTGGCTGCCCCGGCTGTCCCTGATGCCTCAGATGTCCCTGCTGCCCCAGCTGCCCTGGCTGTCCCTGGCTCCCCAGAGCAGGCCCCTCTCTCAGCAGGTCGGCTGCATCGCCTGGCTGCCCAGGAGAGCAGG GCCTCCTCAAAAGTCACTCTTTCTGAGCTCAAGTCGTGTCTACAGCGGGCACGGGAGCTTGGGGCTCGGGCCCAGAAGCTGAGGGCAGGTGCCCAGAGGAAGGATGCTGGGGAATCCAGCGTCCCCAAGGACCAGGGGCACCCAGCAGGGGCGTG TGGAGAGAAGGCACCTGCCTACCAGCGCTTCCATGCCCTGGTGCAGCCGGGGCTCCCAGGCCTCGTGCTGCCGTACAAGTACCAGGTGCTGGCGGAGATGTTCCGCAGCATGGACACCATCGTGGGTATGCTCTACAACCGCTCTGAGACCGTGACCTTTGCCAAAGTCAAGCAGGGTGTCCAGGACATGATGCGCAA GCGCTTTGAGGAGCGCAACGTGGGCCAGATCAGAACTGTGTACCCTGCTTGTTATCGCTTCCGCCAGGAGCGCAACATCCCCACCTTCAAGGATGGCATTAAGAGATCTGATTACCAACTTACCATCGAGCCAGTGCTGGACCAGG AGGCTGGCAGTGCGGCTCCCCAGCTCACGGCCTCACACCTCCTGCAGCGCCGGCAGGTCTTCAGCCAGAATCTGGTGGAGCGCGTGCGGGAGCATCACAGG GCCTTCCTGGCCTCCCTGAACCCTCCCATGGTGGTGCCTGAGGAGCGGCTGACACGCTGGCACCCACGCTTCAATGTGGACGAGGTCCCTGACATCGAGCCGGCTGAGCTGCCCCGGCCACCTGCCACGGAGAAGGTGGCCACCGCACAAGAGGTGTTGGCTCGTGCCCGCAGCCTCATGTCACCCAGG ATGGAAAAGGCCCTGAGTGACCTGGCTCTGCGTACAACCAAGCCTAGCAGCCCTggggcccccagccctgccctgccggCCACCCCACCTGCGACCCTGAAGGGGGTGTCCCAGGACCTGCTAGAGAGG ATCCGCTGCAAGGAGGCACAGAAGCAGCTGGCGCAGATGACCCGACACCCAGAGCAGGAGCAACGGCTGCAACGGCTGCAGCGGCTGCCCGAGCTGGCCCGCGTGCTGCGCAGCATCTTTGTGTCCGAGCGTAAGCCTGCGCTCACCATGGAGGTGGCCTGCAGCAGGATGGTGGGCAGCTACCCTGCAGCCATGAACCCCG